A single window of Rhipicephalus microplus isolate Deutch F79 chromosome 5, USDA_Rmic, whole genome shotgun sequence DNA harbors:
- the LOC142817620 gene encoding uncharacterized protein LOC142817620 codes for MDAILMQRGYDPHAMTWETITISETPNSASSPRFRSQALNDAVERRSQANAKKAASAAAPASGTPVDKTQPPASRAVGCKGKFLTKWKPRPFPKPSPDDYVIVVKPRECISLHDAFSENWYGTAFKAYLGPKRAETLTVIPSREQNLIVIYTPDPDTADKMIGDFAVNIEHRQVLLNGYLRQDGSNVCHGVIVVRNTDTTETLRDSVRWRSGTIVEVRKFGTSNKARVTFAGKEKPRFVHYDAMLIPVKPYYRTIPACGKCGVVGHRMDTCPNPRPDTCGLCGQQVPLVEEGVRAPHECVPVCSVCGGAHATNSRACTAKYRNSKVAAQQGRKSKRASKKRRKDQTPSEPPRREVAKTDKPASPTGGNEKQPTTQPCGEAGPWANAVKNGKQVGGTGRAASSSPLSSLFIA; via the coding sequence ATGGACGCTATTCTCATGCAGCGTGGATACGACCCGCATGCCATGACGTGGGAAACGATTACGATTTCCGAAACGCCAAACTCTGCTTCTTCACCGAGGTTTCGGAGCCAAGCTCTCAACGACGCGGTGGAACGCCGCTCGCAAGCCAACGCCAAGAAGGCGGCGTCCGCCGCTGCCCCGGCATCCGGCACGCCAGTTGACAAGACGCAGCCTCCCGCTTCGCGCGCTGTGGGATGCAAGGGCAAGTTTCTCACCAAATGGAAGCCTCGCCCGTTTCCGAAACCGAGTCCGGACGACTATGTAATCGTCGTAAAGCCACGAGAGTGCATCTCATTGCATGATGCTTTCTCAGAGAACTGGTACGGGACTGCGTTTAAGGCATACCTCGGGCCCAAGCGAGCTGAGACGCTGACAGTTATTCCATCGAGAGAGCAAAATTTGATCGTGATTTACACCCCGGACCCTGACACGGCGGACAAAATGATCGGGGACTTCGCGGTAAACATCGAGCACAGGCAGGTTCTGCTCAACGGGTACCTGCGACAAGATGGTAGCAATGTCTGCCACGGAGTTATCGTAGTCCGCAACACAGATACGACGGAAACGCTCCGAGACAGCGTACGCTGGAGGTCAGGCACCATCGTCGAGGTGCGTAAATTTGGCACATCGAACAAGGCGCGTGTAACTTTCGCCGGCAAGGAGAAGCCACGCTTTGTTCACTACGACGCAATGCTGATCCCCGTCAAACCCTACTACCGGACGATCCCGGCCTGCGGCAAGTGCGGTGTCGTCGGCCATCGGATGGACACTTGTCCCAACCCACGACCGGATACGTGTGGCCTGTGTGGACAGCAGGTTCCGCTTGTAGAGGAGGGGGTGCGGGCCCCTCATGAATGTGTACCCGTATGTTCTGTGTGCGGTGGAGCACACGCCACAAACTCTCGAGCATGTACGGCCAAGTACCGTAATTCCAAGGTGGCCGCCCAACAGGGCAGAAAGTCCAAAAGGGCGTCCAAAAAACGACGCAAAGATCAGACTCCCAGTGAGCCACCACGCCGGGAAGTCGCCAAGACAGACAAGCCCGCTTCCCCTACTGGAGGAAACGAAAAGCAGCCGACGACGCAACCATGCGGCGAAGCCGGACCATGGGCCAACGCCGTCAAAAACGGAAAGCAGGTGGGTGGTACGGGTAGAGCTGCCTCCTCATCCCCCCTATCATCCCTCTTCATCGCGTAA
- the LOC142817621 gene encoding uncharacterized protein LOC142817621, whose amino-acid sequence MSGGAQRDAASVAAGVAAGGDAARSWRALHADLRPTGSSADTCAADLKKPSSWEPKPPPLPDADYKVILRIRGGLDCTKLHPCVLRQLVLKAVGLPISSPDQIRVNPTSHTVLVSTSSMDRADLYHNIRTLKFNGVPYEVVTHVADPVDSCRGRFHLPLDYADEEILPTLQRCNPAMTIGAARRLSTTETILVVFRGTHVPFYINYEGCTLRCRPFRLKVEACTRCRKIGHRQDVCPSTPDAICHKCGLKDSSMDHECEPVCVVCGGAHITGSPLCKQRYKIKTPKYQTPKPSEVPSSRTPSLNRSQERGPQRGRSKSKRRGPNSTPKELDFPTQSTNPHSTSHLPNPLKVSWAQAASSNCSLSQNISLEKVLAENASLKAEIQKLKLELQSRMPLSNLSQHSEPRSFIPAQSPPAVEPTIPLPPTDMDTTMPRDTSQLPPSNKRKTPATPREEESLSDTVLTLNDRINALENKTQKKFAVIESKISHIESRFTAQETGQAAINDKLDKFLDFVQTQMQQTTAWIAAVTANNPNIAVPAFSPTPPPDNGCKP is encoded by the coding sequence ATGAGTGGAGGCGCCCAGCGCGACGCGGCCAGCGTCGCAGCGGGCGTCGCTGCTGGAGGCGACGCCgctcgctcatggcgtgctctacATGCTGACCTTCGTCCCACTGGTTCATCGGCTGACACCTGCGCAGCGGATCTGAAGAAACCATCTTCATGGGAGCCTAAACCTCCACCACTGCCCGATGCGGACTACAAGGTGATTCTTCGGATACGCGGGGGTCTCGACTGTACCAAGTTGCACCCCTGTGTCTTACGACAACTCGTTCTCAAAGCAGTTGGACTTCCCATCAGCAGCCCTGATCAAATCAGGGTCAATCCCACCAGTCACACAGTGCTCGTGAGTACGTCAAGCATGGACCGAGCAGATTTATACCACAACATCCGGACCTTAAAGTTCAACGGAGTCCCCTACGAAGTCGTCACCCACGTTGCCGACCCTGTAGATTCTTGTCGTGGAAGGTTTCATCTCCCTCTGGATTACGCTGACGAGGAAATCCTTCCAACCCTCCAAAGATGTAATCCAGCCATGACCATTGGGGCCGCTCGCCGACTGAGCACCACCGAAACCATCTTGGTTGTTTTCCGTGGCACGCACGTCCCTTTTTACATCAACTACGAAGGCTGCACGCTTCGCTGCCGCCCATTCCGACTGAAGGTGGAAGCCTGCACCCGTTGCCGAAAAATTGGACATCGCCAGGATGTCTGCCCCTCTACTCCCGATGCAATCTGTCACAAGTGCGGACTGAAGGATTCCTCAATGGACCATGAATGTGAACCCGTCTGTGTCGTGTGTGGTGGAGCTCACATCACCGGTTCCCCATTGTGCAAACAGCGTTACAAGATTAAGACACCTAAATACCAGACACCTAAGCCCTCAGAAGTTCCATCATCCCGGACACCGAGCCTTAATCGCTCGCAAGAGCGTGGCCCACAGCGGGGTCGCAGCAAGAGCAAGAGGCGGGGCCCAAACTCGACTCCCAAAGAACTTGACTTCCCGACCCAGTCAACGAACCCCCATTCCACCAGTCATCTGCCAAACCCATTAAAGGTAAGCTGGGCACAGGCAGCTTCCTCTAACTGCTCCTTATCTCAAAACATTAGCCTAGAAAAAGTTCTAGCTGAAAACGCTAGCCTCAAGGCAGAAATTCAAAAGTTAAAGCTCGAGCTACAATCCCGAATGCCCCTTAGCAATCTTTCGCAGCATTCCGAACCACGATCTTTCATTCCTGCTCAATCGCCCCCTGCTGTTGAACCCACGATACCTCTTCCTCCTACCGACATGGACACTACAATGCCTCGAGACACCTCCCAGCTGCCACCCTCAAATAAGCGCAAAACCCCTGCCACACCACGCGAAGAAGAATCTCTCAGCGACACAGTTCTAACTCTTAACGATAGGATAAACGCCCTCGAAAATAAAACACAGAAGAAATTCGCCGTCATTGAAAGTAAGATTTCTCACATAGAGAGCAGATTCACAGCTCAGGAGACGGGCCAAGCTGCCATAAATGACAAACTTGACAAGTTTCTAGATTTTGTACAAACTCAAATGCAGCAGACCACTGCATGGATTGCGGCCGTCACGGCCAATAATCCAAATATAGCCGTACCCGCCTTCTCTCCTACACCCCCTCCCGACAATGGCTGCAAACCCTAA